The genomic interval GGCCTTCGCCATGACCAGGATGTAACCGCCGGCCTGGCTCTCGGACCGGGTGCTCCAGGAGATGTCGTTGGCGCCGCAGGTCTGCTGGACCGGCACCTTCGTGCCGTCGCCCGCGTCGGCGCCGGAGCCCTCCGCGCTGCCCCCGTCCTTCGCGCCGGACCCCTGGTCGGCACCCTGCTCCGTACCCTCTTCGGCGCCCTTGTCGGCACCCTTCGAGGCGTCGGTCCCGGCCGCGTCGGCCCCGGAAACGTCCGCGGCGGGCACGTTGGTGGCGGAGGGACCCGCCGCCGCGCCGTCCTCCGTGTCCTGGCACGCCGTCATCAACAGGGCGCCGCCCACGAGGGCAGCGGAGACGATGAAGGACTTGCGACGGTTGCCGAACATGAGATCCCCTTGGGGGTCGTGAGCGTGAGAGTGGCCGTGGCACCGAAGCGAGTGCGACCGCCCGGGTGTTCCTTGATCACTATGAGGGGTCGAAAAGCCAAAGGGGCCCCCGTGTGCCGTTCCAGGACAGCGCTGTCACAGACCGAAGACATGATCACGGCGTGGGCGCTCGGTCCGCACGCAACCGTCACCCGACGGACGGAACGAGTCCGGTTGCCCGGACCCCGCGGCCACCGCCGCCCCGGAGGCGGCCGTCGCGAAGGCCGCCCTCATGCAGGCGGCCAGGCCCGCAGGGCGGCCTCGGTCATCTCCCGCAGCTCGTCGCGGCAGACTCCGCTCGCGGCCTGCACCGCGATGCCGAACGCCAGGGTGGTCACATAGCGGGCCAAGAGCCCCGGGTCCGCCTCCGGAGGCAGGTCTCCCTCGTCGACGGCTCGCCGGAACCGTTCCTGGACGCGGCCGCAGCTGTCGTTGCGCCAGGCGGCGAGAAGGTCGCGGACCTCCTGCCCGGCGTCGCTCGCGACCAGCGCGCCCCGGACGCCCAGACACCCCTGCGGGCCGGCCGGGCGGGTGGTGGTCCGCAGAGTGCCCTGGAGGATTCCGGCGGCCCGCTCGGGACCGCCTCTCCCTGGAGGAAGCCTCATGACCGTCACCCTGATCACCGGAGCCAACAAGGGCATCGGTTTCGAGACGGCGAAGCAGCTTCTCGCGCTGGGCCACACCGTCTACATCGGCGCGCGTGACGCCGAGCGGGGCGAGAAGGCCGCGGCGACCCTCGGCGGCCGGTTCGTCCAACTCGACGTGACCGGCGACGCCTCGGTGAACGGCGCGCTGGCGAAGATCGGTTCGGCCGAGGGGCGGCTCGACGTCCTCGTGCACAACGCAGGAGCCCTGGGGCACGGAGACATCGACGGCCCCAAGGCCCTGCGCGTCTTCGACACCAACGCGGTCGGGATCGTCCGCGTCACGGAGGCGTCGCTCCCCCTGCTGCGCGAGTCCTCGAACCCCACCGTGGTCACCGTCTCCAGCAGCGCGGGGTCGTTCTGGGCCGTGAACAACCCCGACCGGCCGGAGTCGGGCCTGCCGCTGACGCTCTACTCCGCCTCGAAGGCGGCGGCCACCATGCTGACGGTCCAGTACGCCAAGTCCCAGCCGGGGATCAAGTTCAACGCGGTCGAGCCCGGCCCCACCGCCACGGACATGCCCGCGGAGTTCGGCATCGGACGCTCTCCCGAGGAGAGCGCCGGTGTCGTGGTGCGCTTCGCGACGCTCGACGCGGACGGCCCGACCGGAACCCTCCAGGACGAGACCGGGGAACTGCCCTGGTAGGCGGGCGAGAACACCCTCCCCGGAGCGAGCGCGCACTCCTACTTCCAGCCATGCGCAGATGATCGTTCCGCTGGGCGACGGCGCGACGGATACCGCAAATCCTTCACAGGCAGGGCACCTGCGCGGCAAGTCCTGCGCCCTCCGACGCCTCAGGCACCGACGCGGAGCGGAACGGGAAGCAGGTGACACCTCCACGTCCCGCTGAGTCCGCCCTATGTCCGTGAAGACGTGTCCGTATGAGACCCAACCCTTTTTTCCCTGCTTATGCGGACGGTCACCCCCGTGTAGACATGGTCACGGCGGCCCCGGACAACGACCAGGGGGGCCGCCTCCACCATGTTCCGGGGGTACATCCGCCATGCTCAGACCCACCCGCCGTCAGGCCCTCGGGGCCGCCATCGGCGT from Streptomyces sp. CA-278952 carries:
- a CDS encoding DUF4232 domain-containing protein, with the protein product MFGNRRKSFIVSAALVGGALLMTACQDTEDGAAAGPSATNVPAADVSGADAAGTDASKGADKGAEEGTEQGADQGSGAKDGGSAEGSGADAGDGTKVPVQQTCGANDISWSTRSESQAGGYILVMAKAKQGITCILPAALPTVAFGSDGTQAGPAEQAVGDAVTLSGSTTAYAGVNPKTTNTDGGKELDSIIVGVGNEDPDPVSLKVGTITVDKPVVTNWHTAPADAVPSA
- a CDS encoding TetR family transcriptional regulator C-terminal domain-containing protein; the protein is MRLPPGRGGPERAAGILQGTLRTTTRPAGPQGCLGVRGALVASDAGQEVRDLLAAWRNDSCGRVQERFRRAVDEGDLPPEADPGLLARYVTTLAFGIAVQAASGVCRDELREMTEAALRAWPPA
- a CDS encoding SDR family NAD(P)-dependent oxidoreductase, coding for MTVTLITGANKGIGFETAKQLLALGHTVYIGARDAERGEKAAATLGGRFVQLDVTGDASVNGALAKIGSAEGRLDVLVHNAGALGHGDIDGPKALRVFDTNAVGIVRVTEASLPLLRESSNPTVVTVSSSAGSFWAVNNPDRPESGLPLTLYSASKAAATMLTVQYAKSQPGIKFNAVEPGPTATDMPAEFGIGRSPEESAGVVVRFATLDADGPTGTLQDETGELPW